The following are from one region of the Escherichia sp. E4742 genome:
- the ydeI gene encoding YdeI family stress tolerance OB fold protein, whose translation MKFQAIILASFLVMPYALADEQGGLKQDAAPPPPHAIEDGYRGTDDAKIMTVDFAKTMHDGASVSLRGNLISHQGEDRYVFRDKSGEVNVVIPAAVFDGREVQPDQMINISGSLDKKSSPAVVRVTHLQK comes from the coding sequence ATGAAATTTCAGGCTATTATATTAGCGAGTTTTCTTGTCATGCCTTATGCGTTGGCAGATGAACAGGGTGGTTTAAAACAGGATGCGGCGCCACCGCCGCCGCATGCAATAGAGGACGGCTATCGCGGAACCGACGATGCGAAAATAATGACCGTTGATTTCGCGAAAACGATGCATGATGGCGCTTCAGTTTCATTGCGGGGTAATTTGATTTCTCATCAGGGAGAAGACCGTTACGTTTTCCGCGATAAGAGCGGTGAAGTTAATGTTGTTATTCCTGCCGCTGTCTTTGATGGGCGAGAAGTTCAGCCTGACCAGATGATCAACATTAGCGGGAGTCTGGATAAAAAAAGCTCCCCAGCTGTCGTACGGGTCACTCATCTGCAGAAATAG
- a CDS encoding rhodanese-like domain-containing protein: MRYVTEFTTAKPEVAEAHFLARLSVETDCADVHDSLAYIGDDFVLLHVVGREEDFARRHIPGALHLPHKQMTAERMTEWPDDTLFVVYCAGPHCNGADRAALKLARLGKSVKIMLGGITGWEDEGYAFATEK, from the coding sequence ATGCGTTATGTCACTGAATTTACCACAGCGAAGCCGGAAGTTGCTGAGGCGCATTTTCTCGCGCGCCTGAGTGTCGAAACAGATTGTGCCGATGTTCATGACTCTCTGGCTTATATTGGCGATGATTTCGTTTTACTTCATGTGGTTGGACGTGAAGAGGACTTCGCGCGTCGGCATATCCCAGGCGCTCTTCATCTACCCCATAAGCAAATGACCGCAGAGAGAATGACCGAATGGCCGGACGATACTCTATTTGTGGTGTATTGCGCGGGGCCACATTGTAACGGTGCAGACCGTGCGGCACTCAAACTGGCTCGACTCGGAAAGTCGGTTAAAATCATGCTCGGCGGGATAACCGGCTGGGAAGATGAAGGCTATGCCTTTGCCACAGAAAAATGA
- the eamA gene encoding O-acetylserine/cysteine exporter — protein sequence MSRKDGLLALLVVVVWGLNFVVIKVGLHNMPPLMLAGLRFMLVAFPAIFFVARPKVPLNLLLGYGLTISFAQFAFLFCAINFGMPAGLASLVLQAQAFFTIVLGAFAFGERLHGKQLAGIALAIFGVLVLIEDSFNGQHVAMLGFILTLAAAFSWASGNIFNKKIMSHSSRPAVMSLVVWSALIPIIPFFVASLILDGSEKMIHSLVTIDMTTILALMYLAFVATIVGYGIWGTLLGRYETWRVAPLSLLVPVVGLASAALLLDERLTGLQFLGAVLIMTGLYINVFGLRWRKAVKVRG from the coding sequence ATGTCGCGGAAAGATGGGTTGTTGGCGCTATTAGTCGTCGTTGTATGGGGGCTTAATTTTGTGGTCATCAAAGTGGGGCTCCATAACATGCCACCGCTGATGCTGGCCGGTTTACGCTTTATGCTGGTCGCCTTCCCGGCAATCTTTTTCGTGGCGCGACCAAAAGTACCGCTGAATTTACTGCTGGGGTATGGTTTAACCATCAGTTTTGCGCAGTTTGCCTTTCTTTTTTGCGCCATTAACTTCGGTATGCCGGCAGGACTAGCCTCGCTGGTCTTACAGGCTCAGGCGTTTTTTACTATCGTGCTCGGTGCTTTTGCTTTTGGTGAACGGCTGCACGGTAAGCAACTGGCGGGGATTGCGTTAGCGATTTTTGGCGTACTGGTGTTAATCGAAGATAGCTTTAACGGTCAGCATGTGGCGATGCTCGGTTTTATTTTGACCCTGGCGGCGGCATTTAGTTGGGCGAGTGGCAATATCTTCAATAAAAAGATCATGTCTCATTCATCCCGTCCGGCAGTGATGTCTCTGGTCGTCTGGAGCGCATTAATCCCGATAATCCCGTTTTTTGTCGCCTCGCTCATTCTCGATGGCTCCGAAAAAATGATTCACAGTCTGGTCACTATCGACATGACCACCATTCTGGCGTTGATGTATCTGGCATTTGTGGCGACGATAGTTGGTTACGGGATCTGGGGTACGCTGCTTGGACGCTATGAAACATGGCGTGTCGCACCATTATCATTACTGGTGCCGGTAGTCGGTCTGGCAAGTGCAGCGTTACTGCTGGATGAACGCCTAACAGGTCTGCAATTCTTAGGTGCCGTGCTTATTATGACCGGACTGTATATCAATGTGTTTGGTTTGCGGTGGCGTAAAGCGGTGAAGGTGAGAGGCTAA
- the marB gene encoding multiple antibiotic resistance protein MarB, with amino-acid sequence MKPLLSAMVTALILFSAQSFAEQTSQPVVTSCGDVVIVPPSQEQPPFDLNHMGTGSDKSDALGVPYYNQHAI; translated from the coding sequence ATGAAACCACTTTTATCCGCAATGGTAACCGCGCTTATTCTCTTTTCCGCGCAGAGCTTTGCGGAGCAAACCTCGCAACCGGTCGTTACTTCCTGTGGCGATGTGGTGATTGTTCCCCCATCGCAGGAACAACCACCGTTCGATTTAAATCACATGGGTACAGGCAGTGACAAATCGGATGCGCTGGGCGTGCCCTATTATAACCAACACGCCATATAG
- the ydeE gene encoding efflux MFS transporter YdeE, which translates to MNLSLRRSTCALLASSLLLTIGRGATLPFMTIYLSRQYSLGVDLIGYAMTIALTIGVVFSLGFGILADKFDKKRYMLLAITAFASGFIAIPLVDSVTLVVLFFALINCAYSVFATVLKAWFADNLSSTSKTKIFSINYTMLNIGWTVGPPLGTLLVMQSINLPFWLAAICSAFPMVFIQIWVKRSEKIIATETGSVWSPKVLLRDKALLWFTCSAFLASFVSGAFASCISQYVMVIADSGFAEKVVAVVLPVNAAMVVTLQYSVGRRINPTNIRALMTVGTLCFVVGLVGFIFSGNSLLLWGISAAVFTVGEIIYAPGEYMLIDHIAPPGMKASYFSAQSLGWLGAAVNPLVSGVVLTTLPSSSLFIILAVVIIAAWALMLKGINARPQGQPALC; encoded by the coding sequence ATGAACTTATCTCTGAGACGCTCTACTTGCGCCCTTCTCGCCTCGTCGTTGTTATTAACTATCGGACGCGGCGCCACGCTGCCATTTATGACTATTTACTTGAGTCGCCAGTACAGCCTGGGTGTCGATCTCATTGGTTATGCGATGACAATTGCGCTCACTATTGGCGTCGTCTTTAGCCTCGGTTTTGGTATCCTGGCGGATAAGTTCGACAAGAAACGCTATATGTTACTGGCAATTACGGCCTTCGCCAGCGGTTTTATCGCCATTCCCCTGGTGGACAGCGTCACGCTGGTGGTACTTTTTTTCGCACTCATCAACTGTGCCTATTCCGTTTTTGCCACTGTATTGAAAGCCTGGTTTGCCGACAATCTTTCATCCACCAGCAAAACGAAGATCTTCTCGATCAACTACACCATGCTCAACATTGGCTGGACCGTCGGCCCACCACTCGGCACCCTGTTAGTCATGCAGAGCATCAATCTGCCCTTTTGGCTGGCAGCTATCTGCTCAGCGTTTCCCATGGTTTTCATTCAAATTTGGGTAAAGCGCAGCGAGAAAATCATCGCCACAGAAACAGGCAGCGTCTGGTCGCCAAAGGTTTTGTTACGGGATAAAGCGCTGCTGTGGTTCACCTGCTCTGCCTTTCTGGCTTCTTTCGTGAGCGGTGCCTTTGCCTCTTGTATCTCGCAATATGTGATGGTCATAGCGGATAGTGGTTTTGCTGAAAAAGTAGTCGCAGTGGTCCTGCCTGTTAATGCCGCGATGGTGGTTACGTTGCAGTATTCCGTTGGGCGACGAATTAACCCGACCAACATCCGCGCGCTGATGACGGTAGGCACACTCTGTTTTGTCGTCGGTCTGGTCGGTTTTATTTTTTCCGGAAACAGCCTGCTATTGTGGGGAATTTCAGCCGCGGTATTTACTGTTGGTGAAATTATTTATGCTCCCGGTGAGTATATGTTGATTGACCATATTGCGCCGCCGGGAATGAAAGCCAGCTATTTTTCCGCTCAGTCATTAGGTTGGTTGGGGGCAGCGGTAAATCCATTAGTAAGTGGTGTGGTACTGACCACTCTCCCGTCTTCCTCGCTGTTTATCATCCTGGCGGTAGTCATCATTGCCGCGTGGGCGCTGATGTTAAAAGGTATTAACGCCAGACCCCAGGGGCAGCCAGCACTCTGTTGA
- the dcp gene encoding peptidyl-dipeptidase Dcp, whose amino-acid sequence MSTTNPFLTQSTLPYMAPHFDQIANHHYRPAFDEGMRQKRVEIEAIALNPQTPDFTNTILALEKSGELLTRVTSVFFAMTSAHTNDELQRLDEQFSAELAELANDIYLNGELFARVDAIWQRRESLSLDSESIRLVEVIHQRFVLAGAKLAEADKAKLKVLNTEAATLISQFNQRLLAANKSGGLVVDDIGQLAGMSEQDIALAADAAREKGLDNKWLIPLLNTTQQPALAELRDRATREKLFTAGWARAEKKDANDTRAIIQRLVEIRAQQAKLLGFPHYAAWKIADQMAKTPEAALNFMREIVPAARKRADDELASIQAVIEKQQGGFSVQPWDWAFYAEQVRREKFCLDEAQLKPYFELNTVLNEGVFWTANQLFGIKFVERFDIPIYHPDVRVWEIFDHNGVGLALFYGDFFARDSKSGGAWMGNFVEQSTLNDTRPVIYNVCNYQKPTTGEPALLLWDDVITLFHEFGHTLHGLFASQRYATLSGTNTPRDFVEFPSQINEHWATNPQVFSRYAKHYQTGETMPEELQQKMRNASLFNKGYEMSELLSAALLDMRWHCLDENEAWQDVDDFELRALAAENMDLPAVPPRYRSSYFAHIFGGGYAAGYYAYLWTQMLADDGYQWFVEEGGLTRENGQRFRDAILSKGNSEDLEHLYRQWRGKAPQITPMLQHRGLNV is encoded by the coding sequence ATGTCAACGACGAATCCTTTTCTTACGCAGAGCACGCTGCCTTATATGGCGCCCCATTTTGATCAGATTGCAAATCATCACTATCGCCCGGCATTCGACGAGGGAATGCGGCAAAAGCGGGTTGAGATAGAAGCGATAGCGTTAAACCCACAGACGCCCGATTTTACTAATACTATTCTGGCTCTTGAAAAGAGCGGGGAATTACTCACACGTGTGACCAGCGTCTTCTTCGCTATGACCTCGGCGCATACCAACGATGAATTACAGCGTCTTGATGAACAGTTCTCGGCAGAACTTGCAGAACTGGCTAATGACATTTACCTGAACGGCGAATTGTTCGCTCGGGTCGATGCCATCTGGCAGCGCCGTGAATCTTTGAGTCTTGATAGCGAATCTATTCGACTGGTCGAGGTGATTCATCAACGTTTTGTTCTTGCCGGGGCCAAACTTGCAGAGGCCGATAAGGCAAAATTAAAAGTGCTGAATACAGAGGCGGCGACCCTTATCAGTCAGTTTAACCAGCGGTTATTAGCGGCGAACAAATCCGGTGGGCTGGTGGTTGACGATATTGGGCAACTGGCCGGGATGAGTGAGCAAGATATTGCCCTGGCGGCGGATGCAGCGCGTGAGAAAGGTCTGGATAACAAGTGGCTTATCCCACTGCTGAATACCACCCAGCAACCGGCGCTTGCCGAACTGCGCGATCGCGCGACGCGTGAAAAACTGTTCACTGCGGGCTGGGCTCGGGCAGAAAAAAAAGACGCTAACGATACCCGAGCCATTATTCAACGGCTGGTGGAGATCCGCGCGCAGCAGGCGAAACTGCTTGGTTTCCCTCATTATGCTGCATGGAAAATCGCCGACCAGATGGCAAAAACACCCGAAGCCGCACTTAACTTCATGCGTGAAATTGTCCCGGCCGCGCGTAAGCGAGCAGACGATGAACTGGCGTCTATTCAGGCGGTTATCGAAAAGCAGCAAGGCGGATTTAGCGTCCAGCCGTGGGACTGGGCATTTTATGCCGAGCAGGTAAGACGCGAGAAATTCTGTCTCGATGAAGCGCAGCTCAAACCTTATTTCGAATTGAACACAGTGTTGAATGAGGGGGTATTCTGGACTGCAAATCAGCTTTTCGGCATTAAATTTGTCGAGCGCTTTGATATACCGATCTATCACCCGGATGTGCGCGTATGGGAAATATTTGACCATAACGGAGTCGGTCTTGCGCTATTTTACGGTGATTTCTTTGCCCGTGATTCCAAAAGCGGCGGTGCGTGGATGGGGAATTTTGTTGAGCAATCTACGCTCAATGACACACGTCCCGTTATTTACAATGTTTGCAATTATCAGAAACCAACGACAGGTGAACCTGCATTGTTATTGTGGGATGATGTTATAACCTTATTCCATGAATTTGGTCATACGCTGCACGGCCTGTTTGCCAGCCAACGTTATGCGACGCTTTCTGGCACCAACACGCCGCGTGATTTCGTCGAGTTCCCTTCACAAATCAACGAACACTGGGCGACAAATCCGCAGGTATTCTCTCGCTATGCGAAGCATTACCAAACCGGAGAAACCATGCCGGAAGAGTTACAACAGAAAATGCGCAATGCCAGCCTGTTCAATAAAGGCTACGAGATGAGCGAGTTACTTAGCGCTGCGCTTCTTGATATGCGCTGGCATTGTCTGGATGAGAATGAAGCATGGCAGGACGTGGACGATTTCGAACTTCGGGCGCTGGCTGCGGAAAACATGGATCTTCCCGCTGTACCGCCGCGTTATCGCAGTAGTTATTTCGCTCACATTTTTGGTGGCGGATACGCGGCGGGTTACTACGCGTATCTGTGGACGCAAATGCTGGCAGACGATGGTTACCAATGGTTTGTCGAGGAGGGTGGTTTAACGCGTGAAAATGGGCAACGTTTTCGCGATGCTATCCTTTCCAAAGGTAATAGCGAAGATTTAGAACACCTGTATCGCCAATGGCGAGGTAAGGCACCACAGATTACACCAATGCTGCAACATCGCGGCTTGAACGTATAA
- the marR gene encoding multiple antibiotic resistance transcriptional regulator MarR has protein sequence MKSTSDLFNEIIPLGRLIHMVNQKKDRLLNDYLSPLDITAAQFKVLCSIRCAACITPVELKKVLSVDLGALTRMLDRLVCKGWIERLPNPNDKRGVLVKLTSSGAAICEQCHQLVGQDLHQELTKNLTADEVATLEHLLKKVLP, from the coding sequence GTGAAAAGTACCAGCGACCTGTTCAATGAAATCATTCCATTAGGTCGCTTAATCCATATGGTTAATCAGAAGAAAGACCGTCTGCTTAACGATTATCTGTCACCGCTCGATATCACCGCGGCACAGTTTAAGGTGCTCTGCTCTATCCGCTGCGCGGCGTGCATTACTCCCGTTGAGCTGAAAAAAGTCCTTTCGGTTGACCTTGGCGCGCTGACCCGCATGTTGGATCGCCTGGTCTGCAAAGGCTGGATTGAGCGGTTGCCGAACCCGAATGATAAGCGCGGCGTGTTGGTGAAACTCACCAGCAGCGGCGCGGCAATATGTGAACAATGCCATCAATTAGTTGGCCAGGACCTGCATCAAGAATTAACAAAAAACCTGACGGCGGACGAAGTGGCAACGCTTGAGCATTTGCTTAAGAAAGTCCTGCCGTAA
- the mgtS gene encoding protein MgtS, which translates to MLGNMNVFIAVLGIILFSGFLAAYFSYKWDD; encoded by the coding sequence ATGTTGGGTAATATGAATGTTTTTATAGCTGTTCTGGGAATAATTTTATTTTCTGGCTTTCTGGCCGCATATTTCAGCTACAAATGGGATGACTAA
- a CDS encoding diguanylate cyclase: MIKKTTEIDAILFNLNKAIDAHYQWLVSMFHSVVARDASKPEITDSHSYGLCQFGRWIDHLGPLDNDELPYVRLIDSVHQHMHNCGRELMLAIVENRWQDAHFEEFQEGLLSFTAALTDYKIYLLTIRSNMDVLTGLPGRRVLDESFDHQLRNAEPLNLYLMLLDIDRFKLVNDTYGHLIGDVVLRALATYLAGWTRDYDTVYRYGGEEFIIIIKAQNDDEACRAGLRICQLVDNHAIAHPGGHIPITVTAGVSRAFPDEPLDVVIGRADRAMYEGKQTGRNRCMFIDEQSVIARV; encoded by the coding sequence ATGATCAAGAAGACAACGGAAATCGATGCCATCTTGTTTAATCTCAATAAGGCTATCGATGCCCACTACCAATGGCTGGTGAGTATGTTTCATAGCGTGGTCGCGAGAGATGCCAGTAAGCCAGAAATAACGGATAGCCATTCTTATGGGCTGTGCCAGTTTGGTCGGTGGATTGATCATCTGGGGCCACTCGATAACGATGAATTACCTTACGTTCGGCTAATAGATTCTGTCCATCAACATATGCATAACTGTGGTCGGGAATTAATGCTGGCTATTGTTGAAAATCGCTGGCAGGACGCTCATTTTGAAGAATTTCAGGAAGGGTTGCTTTCTTTTACCGCAGCATTAACAGATTACAAAATTTATTTGCTGACTATTCGTAGCAATATGGATGTATTGACGGGATTACCTGGCCGTCGGGTACTTGATGAATCCTTTGATCATCAATTACGTAATGCTGAACCATTAAATCTTTATTTAATGCTGCTGGATATAGACCGATTTAAACTGGTTAATGATACCTACGGACATTTAATCGGTGATGTGGTATTACGAGCCCTGGCGACTTACTTAGCCGGTTGGACGCGTGACTACGATACGGTTTATCGCTATGGTGGTGAAGAGTTTATTATTATCATCAAAGCGCAAAATGATGATGAGGCGTGTCGTGCCGGGCTACGTATTTGTCAGTTAGTCGATAACCATGCCATAGCGCATCCTGGCGGACATATCCCAATAACAGTGACCGCTGGCGTGAGCCGCGCGTTTCCTGATGAACCGTTGGATGTGGTTATTGGAAGGGCTGACAGAGCAATGTACGAAGGCAAGCAGACCGGAAGAAATCGCTGTATGTTTATTGACGAGCAGAGTGTGATTGCCCGAGTTTAA
- the ftrA gene encoding transcriptional regulator FtrA, with protein sequence MTTLQRPLVVALAYDGLCTFEFGVAVEIFGLPRPELGDNWYRFAVAAVEPGVLQATGGIHVVADGGLELLPNADMVIIPGWRGIDAKVPEMLCQSLREAHQRGTRLVSICSGAFVLAAAGLLHQRKATTHWRYTEQLRHRYPSISVSDNVLYQDEGQVMTSAGSAAGIDLCLHIVRKDFGHEIANNVARRLVIQPHRQGDQPQNLTRPMASPRESQTLGALFDFLQQNLAQTHTVSSLAERVNMSPRTFLRRFEALTGMTPARWLLNERLIRVQDYLQNSAFNIDKIAELTGFGNSALLRHHFHQRFLLSPSQYRKNSRFPSQ encoded by the coding sequence ATGACAACGTTACAACGTCCGCTGGTTGTTGCACTGGCTTATGACGGGCTATGTACTTTCGAATTTGGCGTAGCCGTTGAAATATTCGGCCTGCCACGACCGGAACTGGGCGATAACTGGTATCGTTTTGCCGTTGCTGCGGTAGAACCTGGTGTGCTGCAAGCCACCGGGGGGATCCACGTGGTTGCAGATGGAGGGCTGGAATTATTGCCCAACGCCGATATGGTTATTATTCCTGGCTGGCGTGGAATAGATGCAAAAGTGCCAGAGATGTTATGTCAGTCATTGCGCGAGGCACACCAGCGCGGTACCCGCCTGGTATCGATATGCTCTGGCGCGTTTGTCCTTGCTGCTGCGGGCCTTCTTCACCAGCGAAAAGCGACCACCCACTGGCGCTACACTGAACAACTCCGGCATCGTTATCCTTCAATCAGCGTAAGTGACAATGTGTTATATCAGGATGAAGGACAAGTGATGACCTCCGCCGGAAGCGCCGCGGGGATCGATCTGTGTTTACATATCGTGCGCAAAGATTTTGGCCATGAGATTGCTAATAATGTCGCCCGGCGGCTGGTCATACAGCCACATCGCCAGGGGGATCAACCACAAAATCTGACGCGCCCAATGGCCTCACCGCGTGAAAGCCAGACGTTAGGTGCATTATTCGACTTTTTGCAGCAGAATCTGGCACAAACACACACTGTGTCTTCCCTCGCCGAGCGGGTAAATATGAGTCCGCGCACTTTTTTGAGACGTTTTGAGGCGTTAACCGGCATGACGCCCGCCCGCTGGCTGCTCAATGAACGATTAATACGAGTACAGGATTATCTGCAAAATTCGGCTTTTAACATCGATAAAATTGCCGAGCTGACGGGTTTTGGCAATTCAGCGTTATTGCGTCATCACTTTCACCAACGTTTTTTATTATCCCCTTCGCAATATCGTAAAAACAGCCGTTTCCCATCACAATAA
- the marA gene encoding MDR efflux pump AcrAB transcriptional activator MarA yields MSRRNTDAITIHSILDWIEDNLESPLSLEKVSERSGYSKWHLQRMFKKETGHSLGQYIRSRKMTEIAQKLKESNEPILYLAERYGFESQQTLTRTFKNYFDVPPHKYRMTNMQCESRYLHPLNHYNS; encoded by the coding sequence ATGTCCAGACGCAATACTGACGCTATTACCATTCATAGCATTTTGGACTGGATCGAGGACAACCTGGAATCACCACTGTCACTGGAAAAAGTGTCAGAGCGTTCAGGTTATTCCAAATGGCACCTGCAACGGATGTTTAAAAAAGAAACCGGCCATTCATTAGGTCAATACATCCGCAGCCGTAAGATGACAGAAATCGCGCAAAAGCTTAAAGAAAGCAACGAGCCCATCCTCTATCTGGCAGAACGTTATGGTTTCGAGTCACAGCAAACGCTGACTCGTACCTTCAAAAATTACTTTGATGTTCCACCGCATAAATATCGGATGACCAATATGCAGTGCGAGTCGCGGTATTTGCATCCATTGAACCATTACAACAGTTAA
- the ydeA gene encoding L-arabinose MFS transporter → MTTNTVSRKVAWLRVVTLAVAAFIFNTTEFVPVGLLSDIAQSFHMQTAQVGIMLTIYAWVVALMSLPFMLMTSQVERRKLLICLFVVFIASHVLSFLSWSFTVLVISRIGVAFAHAIFWSITASLAIRMAPAGKRAQALSLIATGTALAMVLGLPIGRIVGQYFGWRTTFFAIGIGALITLLCLIKLLPLLPSEHSGSLKSLPQLFRRPALMSIYLLTVVVVTAHYTAYSYIEPFVQNVAGFSANFATALLLMLGGAGIIGSVIFGKLGNQYASTLVSAAIALLLVCLALLLPAANSEMHLGVLSVFWGIAMMIIGLGMQVKVLALAPDATDVAMALFSGIFNIGIGAGALVGNQVSLHWSMSMIGYVGAVPALAALIWSIVIFRRWPVKLEEQTQ, encoded by the coding sequence ATGACAACAAACACTGTTTCCCGCAAAGTGGCGTGGCTACGGGTAGTTACGCTGGCAGTAGCCGCCTTCATCTTCAATACTACCGAATTTGTCCCTGTTGGCCTGCTTTCTGACATTGCGCAAAGTTTTCACATGCAAACTGCTCAGGTCGGCATCATGTTGACCATTTATGCATGGGTAGTAGCGCTAATGTCATTGCCTTTTATGCTAATGACCAGTCAGGTTGAACGCCGCAAATTGCTGATCTGCCTGTTCGTGGTGTTTATTGCCAGCCATGTGCTGTCATTTTTATCGTGGAGCTTTACCGTTCTGGTGATCAGTCGAATCGGCGTTGCTTTCGCACATGCTATTTTCTGGTCGATAACGGCGTCTCTGGCGATTCGCATGGCGCCAGCAGGTAAACGAGCGCAGGCGTTGAGTTTAATCGCTACCGGTACAGCACTGGCAATGGTATTAGGTTTACCCATTGGTCGAATTGTGGGGCAATATTTCGGCTGGCGAACGACGTTTTTTGCCATTGGTATTGGAGCGCTTATCACCCTGCTATGCCTGATTAAATTACTTCCATTACTCCCCAGCGAGCACTCCGGGTCGTTGAAAAGTCTTCCGCAGCTGTTCCGCCGCCCTGCATTGATGAGCATTTATTTGTTGACGGTAGTGGTGGTTACCGCGCATTACACGGCATACAGCTATATCGAGCCTTTTGTGCAAAACGTAGCTGGGTTCAGTGCCAATTTTGCCACAGCATTGCTGTTAATGCTCGGAGGCGCAGGCATTATTGGTAGCGTGATTTTCGGCAAACTCGGCAATCAGTATGCGTCTACGCTGGTGAGTGCGGCAATTGCGTTATTGCTGGTGTGCCTGGCGCTACTGTTACCTGCGGCGAACAGTGAGATGCACCTCGGCGTACTGAGCGTTTTCTGGGGGATTGCGATGATGATCATCGGCCTTGGGATGCAGGTAAAAGTGCTGGCGCTGGCACCGGATGCTACCGACGTTGCGATGGCGCTATTTTCGGGGATATTTAATATTGGTATCGGCGCCGGGGCGCTGGTGGGTAATCAGGTGAGTCTTCACTGGTCGATGTCGATGATTGGCTATGTTGGCGCGGTGCCTGCTCTCGCTGCGTTAATATGGTCAATCGTCATATTCCGCCGCTGGCCAGTGAAACTCGAAGAACAGACGCAATAG
- the marC gene encoding NAAT family transporter MarC, which yields MLDLFKAIGLGLVVLLPLANPLTTVALFLGLAGNMNTAERNRQSLMASVYVFAILMVAYYAGQLVMDTFGISIPGLRIAGGLIVAFIGFRMLFPQQKAIDSPEAKSKSEELEDEPSANIAFVPLAMPSTAGPGTIAMIISSASTVRQSSTFADWVLMVAPPLIFFLVAVILWGSLRSSGAIMRLVGKGGIEAISRLMGFLLVCMGVQFIINGILEIIKTYH from the coding sequence ATGTTAGATTTGTTTAAAGCGATAGGCTTGGGGCTGGTGGTGTTATTGCCGTTAGCTAACCCGTTAACTACCGTAGCGTTGTTTCTCGGGCTTGCAGGTAACATGAACACCGCCGAACGTAATCGTCAGTCATTAATGGCCTCGGTATATGTTTTTGCCATCTTGATGGTGGCGTACTATGCCGGACAACTGGTGATGGACACATTCGGGATTTCGATTCCCGGTCTGCGTATTGCTGGCGGCTTAATTGTCGCTTTTATTGGTTTCCGTATGCTCTTCCCCCAGCAAAAAGCGATTGACTCACCGGAGGCGAAAAGCAAATCCGAAGAGCTGGAAGATGAACCCAGTGCCAACATCGCCTTTGTTCCACTGGCAATGCCAAGTACTGCCGGACCGGGGACCATTGCGATGATCATTAGCTCGGCATCCACAGTACGTCAGAGTTCAACCTTCGCGGACTGGGTATTGATGGTTGCGCCGCCGCTGATCTTTTTTCTGGTTGCGGTCATTTTATGGGGAAGTCTACGTAGCTCTGGCGCAATTATGCGGCTGGTAGGCAAGGGGGGAATTGAAGCGATTTCCCGCCTGATGGGCTTCTTACTGGTGTGTATGGGGGTGCAGTTTATTATTAACGGTATCCTGGAAATCATTAAAACGTACCATTAA